A DNA window from Lolium rigidum isolate FL_2022 unplaced genomic scaffold, APGP_CSIRO_Lrig_0.1 contig_28069_1, whole genome shotgun sequence contains the following coding sequences:
- the LOC124680774 gene encoding U-box domain-containing protein 62 isoform X1, with product MASPPGPGSSHQPPSSSSSRGPLSPFPAAAHFPSHPAGPFLRHHQLSGGDSDGGASLDEFDEDEEGMEDDEDDDAELVDRAARSSQPRRASPQGIERAVMNGENGVTRVQEGQQQQMYNGETGQFVHCSSGGDEEPGSITGEMRVEDGYGVIGRREGGPASSYWDLLRAHLSDPLTGILMDDAMILSCGHSYGNNGMQHIYRMKACGKCGQPITEDSIRPNLALRLAVQAFRREEESAKTLKRRRDRLEQDKNDNDDPNPNELSRGKGVQYPFAVFDRVIIKGNKRTPERFVGRVAVVTAQCLNGWYVVKTLDNAESVKLQYRSLAKFTDGSEASVMVLNNAQNASWL from the exons ATGGCGTCTCCCCCGGGTCCGGGTTCCTCTCACCAGCCGCCCTCCTCTTCCTCATCGAGGGGGCCGCTCTCTCCCTTCCCCGCCGCAGCCCACTTCCCCTCCCACCCCGCCGGCCCTTTCCTCCGGCATCACCAGCTTTCCGGCGGCGACTCCGACGGCGGCGCCTCCCTGGACGAGTTCGACGAAGACGAGGAAGGCatggaagacgacgaagacgacgacgccgAGCTGGTGGACCGTGCAGCCCGCAGCTCGCAGCCGCGACGCGCTTCCCCTCAAG GAATCGAGCGGGCTGTGATGAATGGGGAGAATGGAGTGACGCGAGTCCAAGAGGGTCAGCAACAGCAGATGTACAACGGCGAAACCGGGCAATTCGTTCATTGTTCGTCCGGAGGAGATGAAGAACCTGGCTCCATCACCGGGGAGATGAGGGTTGAGGATGGATATGGAGTTATTGGCAGAAGAGAGGGAGGCCCTGCATCTAGCTATTGGGACCTGCTCAGAGCACACCTCTCTGATCCATTGAC AGGTATTCTCATGGATGATGCAATGATTCTATCATGTGGGCACTCTTATGGAAATAATGGGATGCAGCATATCTACAGAATG AAAGCTTGTGGCAAATGTGGTCAGCCAATTACTGAGGACTCCATTCGACCAAACCTGG CTCTTCGCCTCGCAGTTCAGGCATTTAGACGTGAGGAAGAGTCAGCAAAAACATTGAAACGAAGAAGAGATCGCCTTGAACAG GACAAAAATGACAACGACGATCCAAACCCGAACGAACTTTCCAGAGGCAAAGGTGTTCAGTATCCTTTCGCTGTCTTCGACCGGGTCATAATCAAG GGGAATAAGAGGACGCCGGAACGGTTCGTGGGGCGCGTAGCGGTCGTGACAGCACAGTGCCTGAACGGATG GTATGTGGTGAAGACTTTGGACAATGCGGAGAGCGTGAAACTGCAGTACCGTTCGTTGGCAAAGTTCACTGACGGCAGCGAGGCTTCTGTGATGGTCTTGAACAATGCCCAGAATGCAAGCTGGTTGTGA
- the LOC124680774 gene encoding transcription elongation factor TFIIS isoform X2 has protein sequence MASPPGPGSSHQPPSSSSSRGPLSPFPAAAHFPSHPAGPFLRHHQLSGGDSDGGASLDEFDEDEEGMEDDEDDDAELVDRAARSSQPRRASPQGIERAVMNGENGVTRVQEGQQQQMYNGETGQFVHCSSGGDEEPGSITGEMRVEDGYGVIGRREGGPASSYWDLLRAHLSDPLTGILMDDAMILSCGHSYGNNGMQHIYRMKACGKCGQPITEDSIRPNLALRLAVQAFRREEESAKTLKRRRDRLEQGFDPNPAAMATMERELLETFEAAKKAADAAAEEDGASSSPEAGRCLDALRRLRGFPVTTEVLVSTQVGKRLRYLTKHPHSDIQAVATELFGYWKKVVIEETGKKNGTPVNGKSDSSAAKLEKSQSMKVEKNSTLSVKVEKNSTSATVKAEKNPMSPTVKAEKNPMSPTVKIGKKDVSVKVEKTVNNDSKVQHVKVEKVSKEVSRTPDTKKPSSVANGPPKLTSLVRCNDAARDKYRELLVEAFVKVSPETSKDDREEVRDLLDQVDACDPYRVAVTVESAMFERLGRSNGAQKTKYRSIMFNLKADNNPDFRRRVLLGEVRPGSLVDLSPEEMASDARKLETKQIKEKALFDCERASAPKASTDQFKCGRCGQRKTTYYQLQTRSADEPMTTFVTCVNCNNHWKFC, from the exons ATGGCGTCTCCCCCGGGTCCGGGTTCCTCTCACCAGCCGCCCTCCTCTTCCTCATCGAGGGGGCCGCTCTCTCCCTTCCCCGCCGCAGCCCACTTCCCCTCCCACCCCGCCGGCCCTTTCCTCCGGCATCACCAGCTTTCCGGCGGCGACTCCGACGGCGGCGCCTCCCTGGACGAGTTCGACGAAGACGAGGAAGGCatggaagacgacgaagacgacgacgccgAGCTGGTGGACCGTGCAGCCCGCAGCTCGCAGCCGCGACGCGCTTCCCCTCAAG GAATCGAGCGGGCTGTGATGAATGGGGAGAATGGAGTGACGCGAGTCCAAGAGGGTCAGCAACAGCAGATGTACAACGGCGAAACCGGGCAATTCGTTCATTGTTCGTCCGGAGGAGATGAAGAACCTGGCTCCATCACCGGGGAGATGAGGGTTGAGGATGGATATGGAGTTATTGGCAGAAGAGAGGGAGGCCCTGCATCTAGCTATTGGGACCTGCTCAGAGCACACCTCTCTGATCCATTGAC AGGTATTCTCATGGATGATGCAATGATTCTATCATGTGGGCACTCTTATGGAAATAATGGGATGCAGCATATCTACAGAATG AAAGCTTGTGGCAAATGTGGTCAGCCAATTACTGAGGACTCCATTCGACCAAACCTGG CTCTTCGCCTCGCAGTTCAGGCATTTAGACGTGAGGAAGAGTCAGCAAAAACATTGAAACGAAGAAGAGATCGCCTTGAACAG GGTTTTGATCCCAATCCCGCCGCCATGGCCACGATGGAGAGGGAGCTGCTGGAGACGTTCGAGGCCGCCAAGAAGGCGGCCGACGCGGCCGCCGAGGAGgacggcgcctcctcctccccggaggCCGGCCGCTGCCTCGACGCGCTGCGCCGCCTGCGCGGATTCCCCGTCACCACCGAGGTCCTCGTCTCCACCCAG GTTGGCAAACGTCTTCGGTACCTTACTAAGCACCCCCACTCAGACATACAGGCGGTGGCTACAGAACTTTTTGGGTACTGGAAGAAGGTTGTTATTGAAGAGACAGGGAAGAAAAACGGCACACCAGTGAATGGAAAATCAGATAGCTCTGCAGCTAAGCTTGAGAAGTCTCAATCAATGAAGGTTGAAAAGAATTCTACGCTGTCAGTGAAGGTTGAAAAGAATTCTACGTCCGCAACTGTGAAGGCAGAAAAGAATCCTATGTCGCCAACTGTGAAGGCAGAAAAGAACCCTATGTCGCCAACTGTGAAGATTGGGAAAAAGGATGTGAGTGTGAAGGTTGAGAAGACTGTGAATAATGATTCCAAAGTTCAACATGTGAAGGTAGAGAAGGTTTCAAAAGAAGTCAGTAGAACTCCTGATACAAAGAAGCCATCGTCTGTTGCAAACGGTCCCCCAAAGCTGACATCCCTTGTCAGATGCAACGATGCTGCTCGGGACAAATACAGGGAACTTCTTGTTGAGGCCTTCGTCAAGGTCTCCCCGGAAACTAGCAAGGATGACAGAGAGGAAGTGAGGGACCTCCTGGATCAAGTAGATGCATGCGACCCATACAGAGTGGCTGTGACAGTGGAGTCAGCGATGTTCGAGAGGCTAGGACGTTCCAATGGGGCTCAGAAAACGAAGTACAGATCGATAATGTTCAACCTGAAGGCTGATAACAACCCTGACTTCCGGCGGAGGGTTCTGTTGGGCGAAGTGAGGCCTGGGAGCCTTGTGGACTTATCCCCCGAGGAGATGGCTAGCGACGCCAGGAAGCTCGAGACCAAGCAGATCAAGGAGAAGGCTCTGTTTGACTGTGAACGTGCATCGGCACCGAAGGCATCGACCGACCAGTTCAAATGCGGGAGGTGCGGACAGCGGAAGACAACGTACTACCAGCTGCAGACACGGAGTGCCGACGAGCCGATGACGACGTTCGTTACATGTGTGAACTGCAACAACCACTGGAAGTTCTGCTGA
- the LOC124680775 gene encoding serine/threonine/tyrosine-protein kinase HT1, producing the protein MPRLSCGCKFADPDSAAVRPDTMSCGSGGGSGGGGGGSGEFRRAARPSKVAADDSAEPARCSDAAAASPASWIDRKLLVDPKMLFVGSKIGEGAHGKVYKGKYGDQIVAIKVLNNGSTPEERATLEDRFIREVNMMCKVKHDNLVKFIGACKEPLMVIVSELLPGMSLKNYLNSIRPSQLDIHTALGYALNIAHAMECLHANGIIHRDLKPDNLLLTANRKKLKLTDFGLAREETVTEMMTAETGTYRWMAPELYSTVTLQRGEKKHYTNKVDVYSFGIVLWELLTNKMPFEGMSNLQAAYAAAFKQVRPAFPEETPKDLAFIVESCWVEDPAMRPSFSEIIRMLDAFLMTIPPPPPSEPDEDAESEDTTSSLSSKSSSVSSIVSRATSKLSVVRHLFASKKASNGRA; encoded by the exons ATGCCTAGGCTGTCCTGCGGCTGCAAGTTCGCGGACCCCGACAGCGCGGCGGTGCGGCCGGACACGATGAgctgcggcagcggcggcggcagcggcggcggcggcggcgggagcgggGAGTtcaggcgggcggcgcggccgagcaaGGTCGCGGCCGACGACTCGGCGGAGCCCGCGCGGTGCTCGGACGCCGCGGCGGCGTCCCCCGCGTCCTGGATTGACAGGAAGCTGCTCGTCGACCCCAAGATGTTGTTCGTCGGATCCAAGATCGGGGAGGGGGCGCACGGGAAGGTCTACAAGGGGAA GTACGGTGATCAGATTGTAGCCATAAAGGTTCTTAACAATGGCAGTACCCCCGAAGAAAGAGCGACCCTTGAAGATCGCTTCATTCGAGAAGTAAATATGATGTGTAAAGTAAAACATGATAATCTTGTGAAG TTCATTGGAGCTTGCAAGGAACCATTGATGGTGATTGTAAGTGAGCTGCTGCCAGGGATGTCATTGAAAAACTACTTGAACAGCATCCGGCCCAGCCAACTAGATATCCATACTGCATTAGGCTATGCACTCAATATAGCTCATGCCATGGAATGCTTGCATGCCAATGGAATAATACACAGAGACCTGAAACCTG ATAATTTGTTGCTTACTGCAAACCGAAAGAAGCTGAAGCTTACCGATTTTGGACTTGCACGTGAGGAAACAGTCACCGAAATGATGACAGCTGAAACTGGGACATACCGCTGGATGGCCCCAGAG TTATACAGCACAGTCACACTTCAACGTGGTGAGAAGAAGCACTACACAAATAAAGTGGACGTGTACAGCTTTGGCATCGTCCTGTGGGAGCTGTTGACCAATAAAATGCCATTCGAAGGCATGTCGAATCTACAAGCTGCATATGCTGCAGCTTTTAAA CAAGTACGCCCAGCTTTTCCTGAGGAGACCCCCAAGGATCTTGCGTTCATCGTTGAATCATGCTGGGTCGAGGATCCCGCCATGCGACCCAGCTTCAGCGAGATCATCCGCATGCTGGATGCTTTCCTCATGACAATACCTCCCCCACCCCCTTCGGAGCCAGACGAAGACGCGGAGTCAGAAGACACAACATCATCGCTGAGCAGCAAGAGCTCCTCCGTCTCCTCCATCGTTTCCCGTGCAACAAGCAAGCTCTCGGTCGTCCGCCATCTCTTCGCCTCGAAAAAGGCAAGCAATGGGAGGGCATGA